Within the Amycolatopsis solani genome, the region CGCTCCCCGACGGCGGCTGGCTGCTCTACCGCACCGGCTGGGACGCGCGAAGCGACGACCAGGAGCGGTTCCTCAACGCCGACGAGTCCGGCGCGCACTCCCCCGGCGTCTCGCCCGAGTGCGCGCGGTGGCTCGCCGAGGAGACGCCGATCACCGGGCTCGGCGTCGAGACCGTCGGGACCGACGCCGGGCAGGCGCCCGCCCTAGAGCCGATGTTCCCGTGCCACGAACTCCTGCTCGGCGCGGGCAAGCACGGTCTGACGCAGCTGCAGAACCTGGCGGCGCTGCCGCCGACCGGGACGGTGCTGGTGGTCTCGCCGCTGCCGATCGTCGGCGGCTCCGGCAGCCCGGCCCGCGTGCTCGCGCTGGTGGAGCGGTGAACGTCGCCGAACTCGTCGGCCGGACCCTCGCCGGCCTCGGCGTGGGCACGGCGTTCGGCGTGGTGGGCAGCGGCAACTTCGAGGTGACCAACGCGCTGCGCGCGGGCGGCGTCCGGTTCGTCGCCGCCCGCCACGAGGGCGGCGCGGCGAGCATGGCCGACGCCTACGCCCGGATGAGCGGGAAGGTGTCGGTGCTGTCGCTGCACCAGGGCTGCGGGCTGACCAACGCCATGACCGGCATCACCGAAGCCGCCAAGAGCCGGACGCCGATGCTCGTGCTCACCGCCGACTCCGCGGGTGCGTCGGTGCTGTCCAACTTCCGCGTCGACCAGGACGGCCTCGCCGCGGCGGTCGGCGCGGTGCCGGAGCGCGTGCACTCGGCGGCGAGCGCGGTCGCCGACACCGTGCGCGCCTTCCGGACCGCGCGCCAGCAGCGGCGGACGGTCGTGCTGAACCTCCCGCTCGACGTCCAGGCCGAGGCCGCGCCCTTGATGCCCGCGCTGCCGCCGATCCCGGGTCCCGCGGCGCTGCGGCCCGATCCCGCTTCGGTGGCCGCGTTCGCGGACCTGCTCGCGGCCGCCGAACGCCCGGTGTTCATCGCCGGCCGCGGCGCCCGCGGCAGCCGGGAACCGTTGCGGGAACTGGCTTCGCGGTGCGGCGCGCTGCTGGCGACGTCCGCCGTCGCGCACGGGCTGTTCCACGGCGACCCGTTCGCGATGGGCATCTCGGGCGGCTTCGCGTCGCCGACGGCCGCCGAGCTGATCCTCGGCGCCGACCTCGTCGTCGGCTGGGGCTGCGCGCTGAACACGTGGACCACCCGGCACGGCAAGCTGCTGAGCCCGCACGCGAAGCTCGTCCAGGTCGACGTCGAGCAGGCGGCCCTCGGCGCGCACCGGCCGGTCGACCTCGGCGTCGTCGGCGATGTCGCGGGCACCGCGGCGGAGGTGCTGGCCGTGGCGAAGGAGAGCCAGGGGTACCGCACCGAAGAGGTCGCCGCCCGGATCGCGACCGGGCGCTGGAACGACGTCGAGCACGAGGACCTGTCCCACGGCGGGCGCATCGACGCGCGGACGCTGAGCAAGCTGCTCGACGAGCTGCTGCCCGCGGAGCGGATCGTCTCGATCGATTCGGGCAACTTCATGGGTTACCCGAGCGCGTACCTCTCGGTGCCCGACGAGCAGGGGTTCTGCTTCACGCAGGCGTTCCAGAGCATCGGGCTCGGCTTGGGCACCGCGATCGGCGCGGCGCTCGCCCGCCCGGACCGCCTGCCGGTGCTCGGCACCGGCGACGGCGGGTTCCACATGGCACTGTCCGAACTGGACACCGCGGTCCGGCTGGGGCTGCCGCTGGTGGTGATCGTCTACCACGACGCCGCCTACGGCGCGGAGGTCCACCACTTCGGCGACGCCGACATGACGACGGTCCGCTTCCCCGACTCCGACGTCGCCGCCATCGGCCGCGGTTTCGGCTGCACCGGCGTGACGGTCCGGTCGGCCGAGGACCTGTTCGCGGTGCGCGAGTGGCTGAACGGGCCGCGGACCACGCCGCTGGTGATCGACGCGAAGATCGCCGACGACGGCGGTTCGTGGTGGCTCGCGGAGGCGTTCCGGCACTGACCCGGCCTTGACAAGTGCCAGGGCCGGCCTGAATGCTGGCCGAGTTGTCTTACAGTCGTAAGACAGTGGGGGAACTAGTCATGGAGCCCTTGATGCGCCTCTTCCTGGCCGTACTGGCGGCCGTCACCCTGTTCGCCGCGCCGGCGGACGCGGGCCAGTCCCGCCCGCCCGCCGATCCCGCGGGCGCGTTGCTCGCCGCGTTCGACGACCACGCGATCGTCGCGAAGTCCAGCCCGGACGTCGGGCCGTTCGTCTTCGACCTCGTC harbors:
- a CDS encoding thiamine pyrophosphate-binding protein, whose amino-acid sequence is MNVAELVGRTLAGLGVGTAFGVVGSGNFEVTNALRAGGVRFVAARHEGGAASMADAYARMSGKVSVLSLHQGCGLTNAMTGITEAAKSRTPMLVLTADSAGASVLSNFRVDQDGLAAAVGAVPERVHSAASAVADTVRAFRTARQQRRTVVLNLPLDVQAEAAPLMPALPPIPGPAALRPDPASVAAFADLLAAAERPVFIAGRGARGSREPLRELASRCGALLATSAVAHGLFHGDPFAMGISGGFASPTAAELILGADLVVGWGCALNTWTTRHGKLLSPHAKLVQVDVEQAALGAHRPVDLGVVGDVAGTAAEVLAVAKESQGYRTEEVAARIATGRWNDVEHEDLSHGGRIDARTLSKLLDELLPAERIVSIDSGNFMGYPSAYLSVPDEQGFCFTQAFQSIGLGLGTAIGAALARPDRLPVLGTGDGGFHMALSELDTAVRLGLPLVVIVYHDAAYGAEVHHFGDADMTTVRFPDSDVAAIGRGFGCTGVTVRSAEDLFAVREWLNGPRTTPLVIDAKIADDGGSWWLAEAFRH